The Cheilinus undulatus linkage group 21, ASM1832078v1, whole genome shotgun sequence region CTTGCCCTCTGTTATACTAGTGTTGCCCATCGAAGCAGTGGCAGTCAGCCCAAGTCTGTCCCAGGATGCCCAGCTCCTACCATGCAAGCTGCATATCTGCCCGTAGTGCAGCAGGGAGATGGTGTGAGGTCaaaagccaaactgaaaaagCAACAGCGGCTTCCCTAAATAGATCAGATCACAATGTATAGATGAGTGGGAGGGAGTTATTTGATCATCCTTTGATGCTGGCCGGTCCCTCAGAGAGACAAGACCCAAAAGGACCTGGAAGCACAGCATGCACAAAGGCTGAGAAAGACAGGGTGTTAATTGTATTGTTTTCACGATAACATTGCCAAAGCCCTGAAGGGGTACATTGTGTAGTACACAAGACAATTGGGGTGACCTCAGTGTGATTAGATGGCGTGGttcccaaaaaagaaaaaaccctcCTCCCTGCTATTGTTGTAGGGTTCAAATACAGTACTACATTTGTCTGCATGGGTACAGTGCATGGTTACATTTCATTGGCTTCTGCAGCACACAGCACTTGAAAGACAGAAAATCCTTCGCAAatataaattagattttttttaccactgcaGTGTCTTGTTTGAATtcctctgtctctttgttcttctgtaaCAGATTCTCTGTAAAGACTCTCCTCGAAAAATACACAACAGAGCCGATAGATGACTCATCAGAGGAGTTCATCAACTTTGCTGCCATTTTAGAGCACATCCTAAGCCACCGCTTCAAAGGTAACACTGCAGGTAACATACGGTGTTAGAAAAGATagaaagtctgtttttattgctttagaTTTTGCACAGTAAAAATTCAAAGGGGACTAAGAATCATCTGTGTAGTTTATGCTGTAAACACTAGAGGTTAAAGAGTTGTATCATGTTATGTTACCTGTGACTGACTCATTAATGTGTGCTAATCTTGGACCAGGTTCAGGGAGCTGGTTCAGCTCTGATGGACAGCGCAGTTTTTGGGAATATATCCGACTGGCATGCAGCAAGGTGCAGAACAACTGCATTGCCAGCATTGAAAACATAGAGAACATCAGCACATCAGGAGCCAAGGCAAGGGATATTTGAGTGCAGAGATGTGTGAGTGACTGAGTGTGTGTGGGATACTGCAAAGCAAGTGGAGCAAACAAGGCCCTCTGTTCCTACTCACTCTGAACGCTGTCTTACAGGGGCGGGCATGGATTCGAGTAGCCTTGATGGAGAAACGTCTGTCTGAGTATGTCTCCACTGCTTTGAGGGACACAAGAACAACCAGGTCAGACAAACACTGCAAGACATTACTGAAAATATCTGATTATGTTTCTTTCGTTATGTCATTGATTCTATATCAGGATGAATGATATTGTTGATATTGGGTTTGTTTAACTATATCTGGCATCAGCCCTTCAGGTCATTATAAAATCTCTTAACAGCTTACATGTTGTCTAATGTTGCATTTATAACAGTTTCTAGTTTTAAACTTGACAAGACAGAGGTGTCAGCAAATGTTGCTCAGCCATGGTAACCCATTCTATGAAGCTCCCGTCACACggtttttgtgtttaaattaatgccagtggaggtTCAGAACTCTGCAGCTATGGAATCAGTagagcgttggtgacttttaaGCACCATGCGCTTTAgcattgaccctgctctgtggttttacatggtcttccacttcgtagctgagttgctgttgctcctaaatgcttccaccatctaataatatcacttacagttgactttggaatatccagcagggatgacattattgcaaaggtggcaatTATCATAGTACCATACTTGAAGTTAATGAggtcttcagaatgacccattttgtatcataaatgtttgcaaatggagactgcatggctaggtattggatttcatacacctgtgaCAATGGGTCTGTTGGAAACCCCTGATTTTAATTAGCACGTGTGGCACAATACTTATGTCCATATGGTGTACTATTAGATAGCATATCATACCATTAAGCACTTAACAATGCGATGTGATGCCAAGATAGAATATGGTGCCATATCTACTGCATGATGTGATAGCATACATTACcgtacaatacaatatgaaaccatACCAGACAGTACTGCTTGATACAGATCACTTTACTTGTAAAAGAGATGATAACCACCTCTCTACCTGACAGGAGGTTTTATGATGATGGAGCCATCATGCTCCGAGAGGAGGCCACTGTTCTGACTGGCATGCTGATTGGCCTAAGTGCCATCGACTTCAGGTAGAGACACCCTCTCACACAGTAAACTCTGATGTACAGGCTTTTTCAGTTCGTGAATATACACCCTTGCCTAGAGAACTAATGAGTCTTAAAACATTTGATTAGCTATTTAAGACCAGtctttcatcaatttttgaaTATCATATAGAAAGAAACAGTCTTAAAACCTAATGCAGTGTTCCAGCTCCATGTTTGGTAACTAAACATTACATTTTCTGTGCAGTTTTTGCTTGAAAGGAGAGACTCTTGATGGGAAATCACCACCTGTGATTGACTACACACCCTACCTAAAGTTTACTCAGAGGTAAGGTGATGCCACCCTGTCATTTCACTTTTAGCAGCACATTTCTGCATACgttctcttcttctctgctctgtaGCTATGACTACTTAAGTGACGAGGAGGACCGCCGCAGTGTGGACAGCAGTAACAGTGAGGAGAGTGTCCCAGAGCACCCCTACATCCCGTTGGTGACTGATGAGGAGAGCTGGAGCAACAAGTGTCGCAAGATGGAGCAGAGGTTTAAGATTGTCTACGCCCAGAAGGTGACTCAGAGCTGCAAGGGCTGAAATTAAAGCTTTCTTCTTTCTTGATGATTAAACACAGACTTATACCTCCTTACTTTCCTGTCGCAGGGTTACCTGGAGGAGCTGGTTCGCCTGCGAGAGTCACAGCTGAAGAACGTTGAGACAGAGAACAAGTGTCTGAGAGCAAAGGTGGAGGAGCTGACGGTCCAGAGCCAACAGGAGAAGAAAGAGCTGGAATCCATAGTGCTGGAGCTGCAAGCACAACTGTGAGAGACTACAAGAACACTGTTTTTTCTGTTACATGTTTAGGTTAATATTTGCTCACTACAACTAAAGCAAGTGAGAGGAGTTTTTAATTTGTTCTAAAGCAGACTGAAACTCCTAGTGGTGCCTCTTTAAGACCTTCTAAAGCAAAACAGAACATCAGCAATAGACAAAGTCAAAGGTATTGTTATCTGGTTGTCCATCCTTCCATCTGTCCAGAACAGACTTGTGagcaaaaaatgacttacattttgacacttaAGCAGCCATCTTGCTGCAGAAAGCAGGAggatgttttttgaaaagagaacTGACCCCAGCATGTACAGCAAAGAGATAAGGTGCACTACTTTGTCCATGGAGGGCACCAAAATCACCCCAAACAGAAAGTTCCTCACAAGAGCTTAAAAATGATCCAGTCTAAACTGAACTCTCTGTTCTGTGTTCCTCATGCAGCTCTGCCCTCATGCCCTGTGATTCCTCCCATCTGGTGAAAGATTTCTCCATCCCGATGGTCAAGCAGTGGTCCACCATCACAAACAACCAGGGTGATGTTAAGCTTTTCCGCAGGTAACCAATACAACATTTGCAGtgaataaataagaaaatgtgTAAAGATGTTTAAATGATCTTAACCATGTGATGATATTTCCATGCAGGAGGAGTTTTCAAAGTTTGGAGCAGCTTTCAGATGAAGTCGGTGTGAACTCTGACTGCCAGAAAGTTGATGGGAGAAAGAACGGAGATGCAGCCTGGACTGCAGCAGGTAAAAATGACAACCCAGCAGACTCAATATGATATCATGCAGAGGAGCATTACACTGAGCAAAGAAAAAGGGACTCAAACCTTTATCCTTTAACCTCTATAACAATCTGATCTCAAAATTAGAGACAAGCATCACAAGATAAtaacattatatggacaaaagtatttggacacctGACCATTGCACCAACAGACTCTAATGACATTGtgtttaaatacatgtatttacaacccatttcatgaagcactcgctgcacagtttttgtgctcatATTAATCCTTAGAGAtccactggctattttgccattatgtttattttcttttgacaaaataaaaccattcagaaaatgtttaccatactcatgtttggtataatcttTTTTGACACCACCTCAACTTTATAAAttgaaaactatattttttacgtttaatttactgtattagatatagggcctcaataaaacacaacaccccacaaaaatggatttttagatttttttaaatttaaaacaatatattgtcttttttaaaaaggaatgacaatgtgttgaaattataaaaaaaacacagtgccagtcctgtacagcatggtccactgccccctatgtgtaacattaagttttatatcaaattaaaatgaacatatttcctgttttacttagCCTACTGATATGAAACAccaactgaaagaaagcttaaagaaCATGCTTTCCACACtaagtgattgcaatgcaaaatgtggctttgttttcatgctgtcatgtgacaaaagtagcaCATGATGGACCCTTAAGGGCTACTGCTAGTGGAAGTTCAAGGCCTCCAAAGCCTTGATTTGCTTTGAAAAGTCTTTAATTTCATTATCAAAGATCTAAATATCGTGCCATAATAGTGTCAATTTAATATAGTTTCTCTTTACATTCTTCCAACCTTGGCTTAAATTTTATACTAAGTGCACACCATGCACTTTTATGTCATGGgaattattaaacatttttgtttagctgtgttttattttgtgaatttcagtacagaaaaatgtttgtaaagCCACAATAATCCTGCTTGAGTAGGACTACATTTGTTCTCATTCCACAGCTGTATGAAGCTATTCAGAGTTAACCACCCATGCCCATGAACATACGTCCTCATACAAAGGCAGGCTTCAGTCCTGTTTATGGTGCTCCATGTGGGCAGCTTCAACTATGCATGATCAGCAGCTTGGTTCCACTAGTCTTTTCTCTGTGTATTCAGGAAAAGAAGACACTCCTTCCATGCTGGGTCTGTGCGGCTCTCTGGCCTCTTTGCCGAGCTCAAAGTCTCTGGCCAGCCTCAAGTCCAGCGAGTGTTTGGTCAGCATCAGCACCGAGCCCAGCCCTGCACTCTCTCCCAGCTAGGAGCTCCTAGACCTGCGAACAGCAACAGAGATTTAACCCCCAGCCTGTCTGCCTGGTGATGCTGCGTCGACCATAACCCTGTTCCCACAATCCACCCTCAACAGCTCCATGAGAACACAACCGGAAAGACACCAtctctggatttttttgtagtaCACATTAGAGGGAAGTCATCATAAAGCAGAAATGATCCGCTCTCCTCGCCTTATCCGCTCAAACTCCCCAACAACCACTTCGTACTCTCCGTTAATCACCTGTTGTCCAAAGCACCCTTTTCCCCTTAAATGATAATCcaatgtttcccttttttaaatatcagtattccTCCAATGACATGTATGTTTATGTGGCCAGTTTTATTaaattttattctcataatataaGCAAACATCTCTCTTTGAATGCAGCCACTCATTTTAAGAGATTCAGATGATCTTATAAACTGTTCCTACAATGAAAAGCACCTAAAACACTTAAACGAGTGTCCAAGGACTGCAAACCCAACTCATGCATATCATTTCTGCTTGAGAAATCAAACAGTTTCAGTATGTTTAAATATGTGCAGCTATTTATTGAATCTATTAAATCTAAGTCTatcacatgtttattttatcttaatttaATCCAATACTGCAGTATTTTCCCTTTACaggcatatttttgtttatcattgttttgtgttgcaataaactgcctttttccattATGTGCGTCTGTTTGGATATATGTGGGGTGCGATGTGTGCAGGAAAAGGTGTCTGACTCACTTCTTCAGATTCTTCAGTGAACTGTTGCAACAAAAgagcacaaaaacatcaaactaaGTCAACAAGGAAGTGGTTTTAAATGGTTCCAGTATATCTGCTCCTGGAGATGCTGGATTGAAAAGTTCATAGTTGGGATATGTGCTCTGGCTCCATCTTGTGGTATTGTATTTGAAGGTGTTAGATGTTGAATGAAACCGTGaattgtcattattttaaaaatgaataaaatattgatttgatAAAATAGTAAAGCGCAAATAATTTTTTACCCACAGAGCTAATTTGTTACAACCTCGTACATGATGaatgttacttttttttaaggtttattgtAGCTTCAAAACACAAAGTAATATATATCCtcaaccccccaaaaaagttggggcactgtataaaaacaatgcaatgatttgcaaatttcgtaaaaccacattttattcactatgtagcataaaaaaacataagatgttgaaaatgagacattttaccatttcatgaaaatagctgattttgaatttaatggcagcaacacgtcttAAAGAAGTGGGGACATGGTGATGTTTACAGGGGAAAATAACCCCTCAGATTAAATGGCAGTAGGTCAGAAAACATCTTTAGCAAGGCAATAAAAAAgacatgttgtgttttgtgccttaaatcaaaaagccataatttaagtcatgttttgtcattttcaaatGACAAGAAGTGTGCCAAAGAATAGTTCTGTGCCTTTTGGCTAAAACTAGAGAGGACTAAGGCAGGCAAATGCTGGGCCAGTGCTGTCtccttaatgactttaagtTAGCTGTcactctgtgacagcaggagctgtagtcttTTCACACATAAATTCAAGTGTTGAGATCTAACACACATATGGTATGTGATGTCGGTTTGACATCTCCAGTCACAAGATGGGACTGTTTGTCCAGTTTGAAGGAGGGACCCTGAACATACACTCACATACCTCTCTGATTTCGTTTATTTCATGTTATTACAgtgcaattactttttcatgaACGATCTAAATTATATGTTTATCTCACTGGCCCTTGGATTTTGGCTTTCAATGAGTGTTTAACCGTATggctcatattttaaactttaaaactgttatGACCCAATCTTTCCCATTGACTGCCATTCATTTTTATGGAATGTTTCCCCCAGAAACGGGAGGGGCTGGCATCGTTGGGCAAACTACCTTGATGGGTTGCTTTAATCAATTTCTCTCCCAAAACTCTAGCAACATGTAGCCTCACTTTACAAACTGTTGCTAAATGAAGAGGTGATGCTACACCACGGGGGTCTGAGAGTGCATGGTGACTGATTAACACTGCATGGAAAATAATAGAGGGTAAAAATCACACACCCCAGCTGACTATTTCTGAACAGGCTGCTCTAAGACAGGTTACTAAATTTGTAAATGATGAATCTCATGTTTTACATCCAGAGTATGAACAGGTAAGAGGTTCAGGGTTCCCCGCTGTAGACTGGACAGGCTTAAAAGTGTATTTATTCCTGTAATTAAGGCAGGTAGGGCGCTGAACTGGATTGTGATTTCTCTTGCATTTTTGCACTGGTACTCTGAGaatataatgtttatatttcCAATATATGTTTTAATTGATACTCAATGTGTATGTCAAAGTGCTCTTTGTGTGTAATCTGTAtgttcttgattgttttttatGGCTGCAGCATAGGTGAAGAGCTCAAGACAAATTTCTCACTCTGTGGGACGAtaaagtttatcttatcttaaacatgatcctgtccctacttttttttagatgtgttgctgctattgAATTCAAAATTAGGATATATCTGCCAtgtaatggtaaaatgtctcaaatgCAGTGAGTAATGCCTGCTTAGTAGTGTGTACAatatgaaaacagaacaaattcTGTTGTCTCTGAAGTTAGATAAAACTGTTTTGATGTGACTGGTTTTACCagaggagtcagaagttttgtgGATGTAGATTGAAAACTGGGTTCAGTGGGTTCATTATGAAAAGAAGTACAAGGTTAGGTGAAATAGACAGCCTTTTGTCTGACAATTTTCCactcaggcagaaaaaagggtaCCAAAAACTGTATTTATAGCTCGTTATAGACATAATTTATGAAGAGTTCCAGTGTTTGGCAGCTTTTTGTGGTTTAGTATAACATTAGTTTTCTCTATTCACAAGGACTGTCAGAGACTATATTCACACAGGCATGTTCACTATACTTTTCAGATCTGATATTTGATCACACTGGGGTCACTTTGCACAAGATTTGACAGGAATCAGAATTAGAGcaagccctgcaattgactagcgaccagtccagggtgtaccccacctcttgcccaatgacagctgggataagctCCAGCCCACCCCCTGACCCGGAatggaataaggggtatagaaaatggatggatggatggagaattAGAGCAAGTCCTCAGATTTCAGCTGACTTGTGCTGTTCAGACTACAATGAAAATTCTAATCTGAGTtgcacaaaagcaaaaaaaaaaatcagatttgagTCACTTTAACCTGCAGTCATAATctcaaaaacaaaatcacaacaCTGCACTGACCAGTTTGTTCCTAAGACATGGAGGAATACAATTTATTTGAGCAAATTCAATAATAAACTTTATGAAAAAGCTACAACATGAACACTTGGCTTACCAACATCTGAGGttgatatatttatatgtatgtaCAGTGTGCCTTGTAATGGCATGCTACAAGGACATGACCCTTTAAtaattgaaaacaaagaaaaaaaaggcgcAGACACAGTCAGAAAGTTGTTTCATTCTACTCCCATTTCACAACTCACTCTAACACAAAGAGCTTTCTGAGCACAGTTTTCTacaaatgaagaagaagaagaagagtaaGTTTGAGCTAAAACCGCTGAAGACATTGCTCTGGTAGGTTGGTGAAAGTTGCTGTACAGGGCTGCCTCACTGCATCATCAGGCGAACTAAAAACACAGTATGATGACAAACACTGTAGCGACTAAATGAATCCCTCTCAGCTTATTTTacaatcaaaataaatgcacagGTCACTCGTTTGAACCTCCATACGATCAAACTGGACACAAACCATTCTGATGGAGATTTATATTACCACAGGGGTAAACAAGACTACAAACTACATAATATTAAGAGAGGTCATCTTCTGCCACATACAGTCATTTGTATCAGCCTTTACCAATTAAAACAGAAGAATCACACAACATCAAAACCCTTCATGATAATCTCACAGCTGGCTGAAATCACACCACTGAGTATAAAAATCAGATTTGAATAGATAACTGCTCTATGCTTCTTACAGCTGCGGTGCAGATGCGGACAAACACTACCATgtgagcaaaaataaataagagcTCTAACACGTTTAATAAAGAACAATGGAGGGAAGAGATGAAGAGATGTAAACCAAGTTATTGTGGAGCAGGTGGTGTCGCACTCCAAACACGTTCAGGAAGTTCACTTGTGACCTCAACTTTCCTCTAAGGATGAGGACTGAAGAAAATAAGTCCAGATCTGAAACAACGCTCCGTCTCTTTTTCGTGAAGTGTTCATGGGTTTTAGACACGTAGGATCTCCAGGCAGTTGTTGTAGCAGATGGCGATCCAGTCAGGCTGCGTGGAGGCCCACTGCACGTTGTTGATCTCCCCTTCGGCGGTGTAGGCCAGGATGGGATCCTCGATCGCCCGAGGCATCTGCTGGATGTCCCAGATCAGAGCCTGGTGGTCGTCAGCTGAGGAGAGAAGACATAAATAGGAATGTGAGATCTCACATATAATTGAAAGTCTTTGCAAATATGAATAACTAAAATAGAAATGACATTAATATTCAATTTTTTAGCTTTAACAAGCAGATGGCGCTGTCTGCTATAAGCTTATTTTGTTCAATGTTAGGTAGGGTTGGGTACTGTTCTGGGTTTTTCCAATATCggtgctaaatcaatactttttaaaaggtgcCGATGCCTAAATGGTGCCTGAATGGAtacttttgagaaaaaaaaagtgtgttaaaagacAGCagctaaaccaaaactgtttcTTTATGTAAACAGTTTAGAATAAAATTCCAATAGAATATTTAAGTAAAGGAAATAGGTGtaatttttttacataatataTTGGAGTGGGGAGGTACTGAAATGAAGTACtgaaatttttcttttaatttggtATGGTAGGTATTTAAATATGTTGGTAGAGGTACTATGTTGGTACTGGTTTTATAAAGCTGgtttatgcttctgtgttgaaactatgccatcGCTTCCATGTAGTGTCCTACATTGTTACTGCACACTtaaaccatggcaactgaaaCAGACTGTATCATGTTGAAGCTGGAGCTGAAGATACTGAGCAGCAGTTGATTACACTGCTATCATcaaaaggagaaaagagaggagacactGAAGAAAATGGAAAGTATCATGTTAGGCCAAGattgtctggctgcagacagcagctctcTCAGACACCCCTCTTGcggaccactactgtgagacaccgcctctgtcaggacagaaatacacgctaaaactttaaaataaattcagattaaacttccagttCGGGGTAGGGTTAGGAtgcaaaaagttaaaagtcaaaaaccgtACCTGGAAAATCTAActacaaaacaataaataaagcagaataaaaagaCTGCTTCAGGAAAAACTCATGGAAACATGTAGCTAACACACTCTAGTGCAGCTAGCTTGGCCAAGGCTGAAGCTAATGAGGCTACATTGGCTATGAAAGCAACGTTAGCTAAAGCCACGTTAGATATGTTTGCTTATGCTAAATTTGCTACTGGTAGTAGTATCAGTAGtattgttagctacatagctagtgtagctaagttagctttagttaaagctaatgatgctaaagtgagccactagTCATAACTATCTCTAAAACAGGGCTATACATGATTAAATCatagattagacctctgaccagttattgttttatttatttaatgttgattagtctgtgtttttttgtgaattctTCATGATTGATTGACAAATTGTTTAATAATAAagttgtaattaaaaaaaaaaaaatctaaaacagaaaatatgttttaccAGAAAAGCCAGAATAGCTACCTGTTTTCATGGAAGGCAAGTTTTTTCTGTAGCAGCCTGTTTATCCTGCCTTATTCATTGTTGCAGTTAGATTTTACAGGTTACGTTTATGACTTCTAACTTCTGgcatcctaaccctaaccctaactgaaAGTTTTATCTGAATTTATCTttaagttttagtgtgtatttctgcaaTGTCTCACAGTGGTGGTCTGCAAGAAGGGGcttctgagatctgtggtctcgagccagacccctctcaacaggggaatttttaaaaatcaatggGCTACTCTGTAGCGTCAGCTACACGCACAGGCCTCTATGTGAGGTTCAGGGCTACTTGGCCCTATGGTGCAGAAGCAAGCATCAGGTTTAAGGCACTTGATGATTTCTGTCTTTGCAGGAAAAAGAGTTCTACTCAGAGCAGCAGTAAGTGGTTCATGATTAAGAAGAAGAACACAAACTGTCACACTATATGGCATGCCTAAAGGGTTTCTGCTCTGTTAGATAAATATCCAACATTCTCTAAATGTCTTTACCTGCAGTGCAGATGTGACAGGAGGAGTGAGGAGCCCAGGCGATGCCATTGACACAAGCACGATGGTTGTTCAGCCGAGCCACCGGAGTACAAGGCACGCGTACATCCAGAATTACCACCTATGACATGGAGAGAATGGTGTCAtcataaaaatgcaataaaaaaaaatgtgtctagAAAATTGGATTTTACATGGTTTTCCTTTTAATGGAAATAGTTTAAAAAGAGTAAAGTCTACTTGCCTAAAAATCACAACTTACCTCCATGCCGTCCATGGCCATTGTAGCTAAGTAGTTGGGGTCCTGTTTGTTCCAGCAGAGGCGGAGCAGCGGGTGGTGCTGTGGGTCTTCATAAATGATGGTGCTGTGCTCCAGGTGCCGGAGGTCAAACATTCGGACAGATCCATCTGCTCCCACAGAGGCAAACATATCTCTTCCACCTCCTGCACGGCTGAAGGCAATGTCATACACCTGCGTAGACACACACAAGAAAGCATTGATCTAAATATTCTCTCAGGCCCTTAACACACAGATACACCAACATTTTAAAgccatgcacacacacacagacctcTTTGTCATGAGCAATCAGCTGGGTCTTCACATGTCCTGACACCAGGTTGACCCGTCCTAAAACCTGGCCAGTCTCCAGCCCCCAGATGGTGCAGGTGGTGTCAATGCTGGAAGTgcctacagaaaaaaataaaaacatacatgttTGCATGAAAGACACTAGAGATCAGTTAACACCCCCAGCACAAGTACATGTTGACTTTAACTCTTACCAAGCAGGTTGGGGTCAACTTCGTTCCAATCAAAGGAGGTAAGGGGAGCACAGAAGTCGGAGTTCTTGTTGTTGTTCAGCAAACATTCAAGGCGTGTTTCTGTGTCACTGACCTGCATGATAAACATGAAGCAATGATCAGCTACAGCCAAAATCACCAAATCAGGAAAATGTGCAGCAAATCAAAATATGATCCACAGCCACACAGTGCAATGGGTCGAAACAAATAACATAAtacactgtaaataaaacaggCTGCAAAGGGGCAAAATTTTCCTACCATCAAATGTGCTGCAGATGCTTAAATGATTCTgtatgaaaaacacattttcagagAACATTTGCAAATGCTGCAAAACCAGACTAGAATGGAAATGATCCAGGCCTGACCAGAAGCTCAGAGAAACATGCAGATGTGCTTCACCTTCACTGGTAACCCAGTTAAGGGCTTTAGCagcagtttgttttcttttgtctcttttgtatTTGTTagtaccctaaccctaaccccatttgagatgtgctgctctTTTTTAACTCAATTTCAGCTGCTACTGGTAATTTAGCCCTCATGAACCACCATACAGGAGAGTGTATATGGTCCACAATCAAATGTGGTGAAATAAAATGGAAACACGTGCAAAGATGTGACTCACATAtgtacttttaaacatttttggataaaaaaagataagagTGACAAG contains the following coding sequences:
- the LOC121529513 gene encoding RUN domain-containing protein 3A-like isoform X2, whose protein sequence is MESGCIQTAMAMGLTSKKASARSVGVERKNLITVCRFSVKTLLEKYTTEPIDDSSEEFINFAAILEHILSHRFKGSGSWFSSDGQRSFWEYIRLACSKVQNNCIASIENIENISTSGAKGRAWIRVALMEKRLSEYVSTALRDTRTTRRFYDDGAIMLREEATVLTGMLIGLSAIDFSFCLKGETLDGKSPPVIDYTPYLKFTQSYDYLSDEEDRRSVDSSNSEESVPEHPYIPLVTDEESWSNKCRKMEQRFKIVYAQKGYLEELVRLRESQLKNVETENKCLRAKVEELTVQSQQEKKELESIVLELQAQLSALMPCDSSHLVKDFSIPMVKQWSTITNNQGDVKLFRRRSFQSLEQLSDEVGVNSDCQKVDGRKNGDAAWTAAGKEDTPSMLGLCGSLASLPSSKSLASLKSSECLVSISTEPSPALSPS
- the LOC121529513 gene encoding RUN domain-containing protein 3A-like isoform X1; the protein is MESGCIQTAMAMGLTSKKASARSVGVERKNLITVCRFSVKTLLEKYTTEPIDDSSEEFINFAAILEHILSHRFKGNTAGSGSWFSSDGQRSFWEYIRLACSKVQNNCIASIENIENISTSGAKGRAWIRVALMEKRLSEYVSTALRDTRTTRRFYDDGAIMLREEATVLTGMLIGLSAIDFSFCLKGETLDGKSPPVIDYTPYLKFTQSYDYLSDEEDRRSVDSSNSEESVPEHPYIPLVTDEESWSNKCRKMEQRFKIVYAQKGYLEELVRLRESQLKNVETENKCLRAKVEELTVQSQQEKKELESIVLELQAQLSALMPCDSSHLVKDFSIPMVKQWSTITNNQGDVKLFRRRSFQSLEQLSDEVGVNSDCQKVDGRKNGDAAWTAAGKEDTPSMLGLCGSLASLPSSKSLASLKSSECLVSISTEPSPALSPS
- the dcaf7 gene encoding DDB1- and CUL4-associated factor 7 — encoded protein: MSLHGKRKEIYKYEAPWTVYAMNWSVRPDKRFRLALGSFVEEYNNKVQLVGLEEESSEFVCRNTFDHPYPTTKIMWIPDTKGVYPDLLATSGDYLRIWRVSDTETRLECLLNNNKNSDFCAPLTSFDWNEVDPNLLGTSSIDTTCTIWGLETGQVLGRVNLVSGHVKTQLIAHDKEVYDIAFSRAGGGRDMFASVGADGSVRMFDLRHLEHSTIIYEDPQHHPLLRLCWNKQDPNYLATMAMDGMEVVILDVRVPCTPVARLNNHRACVNGIAWAPHSSCHICTAADDHQALIWDIQQMPRAIEDPILAYTAEGEINNVQWASTQPDWIAICYNNCLEILRV